TAAGACCAGGGGAGCTTGTGATTTTAAGAAGCTGAGAGTAAGGTAAACCTTAGACCCTTGTACCTGTTTGGATAATGCCAGCGTGGAAGAAGTTGTAAAAGAGCTTTTAATAACAGAATGTATCAGGATGTTTTTTGGAGAACTTTTAATATAAATTTTTTATAAAATTTTTTATTTTATATGATTATTTTATAAGAGATTTTTAGAATTTTATAAGAGAAAGTTTTAAGAATACCTGAGGATCATACAAAAGCAGCGTCAGCATTTATTGCCGGCGCTTTTCTTTTTTCAGGTAAGGCAGCACATGATATTTAAAGATATATGGAGGAATGAGAAATGAACGCAAGTGTAGCAATTCAGGTTTTGCCATCTGTGCAGGACGAAGAGGAAGTAATTCGTATTGTAGACGAGGTAATTGACTATATTAAATCAACTGGATTAAATTATTATGTAGGACCATGTGAGACATCAATCGAAGGAGATTATGATACGCTCATGGAAATCGTAAAGAATTGTCAGTTGGTAGCTGCTAAGGCAGGCTGCAAGGCAATGAATACCTATGTTAAGATCTCTTATAAAGCGGAAGGAGATGTGCTGACTATTGACAAAAAGGTTACAAAGCATCACCAGTAAGCTTCCGGCAGCAGTAGCACTCTGTCTGTTAATTCTTCTCTGGCAGTTTTTATATCAGAGCGGGGCAGTTCCGGCATATATGCTGCCGTCTCCGGTTCAGGTAGTAAAAGCACTTTTTACAGATCTGCCTACAATTTTGAGACATGCAGTTGTTACATTACAGGAAGCCTTTTACGGATTATGTATCGGTGTTGTACTGGCATTTGTCATGGCAACATTAATGGATCATTTTCGGATACTGAATAAAGCATTGTATCCCATTATGATTATTACACAGACCATTCCAACGATTGCAATTGCCCCTCTTCTCGTGTTATGGATGGGATTTTATATGGCACCAAAGATTACGCTTGTCGTGATTACAACATTTTTTCCTATTACGGTAGGATTACTTGACGGATATAAGAGTGTAGATAAAGATTCTATTGATTTGATGCGGGCAATGGGTGCATCAAAAGTGCAGATCTTTTTCCATGTGAAGCTACCGGCCGCATTACCGCAGTTTTTCTCAGGATTAAAGATTTCTGCTTCCTATGCAGTAGTAGGGGCAGTTATTTCTGAATGGCTTGGCGGTTTTGAAGGACTTGGTGTTTATATGACAAGAGTGTCAAAAGCATACGCCTTTGATAAAATGTTTGCAGTTATTATTTTTATTGTGATAATCAGCCTTCTTTTAATGTTTGCAGTGAATCTGATTAAGACGATTTCACTTCCATGGTTAAGAGTAGAAAAAAAGGAAGCTGAATAGTAAGAAGCTGAATAGTAACAAGTATAAGAAAAGTATATACAGGAGGAAAATATGAGAAAGTTAAATTGGAAGAAAGTCATTGCAGGAACTTTGAGTGCAGTTATGTTATTATCGGTAACAGCATGCGGTTCTGCTAATGGAAACAATGAAAGTGCAAGTACAGAAAGCAACAAAAAGAATCTTACAAAGATAACATTTTGTCTTGACTGGACGCCAAATACAAACCATACAGGAATTTACGCAGCAAAAGCACTTGGCTATTATGAAGATGCCGGACTTGATGTAGAGATTGTGCAGCCACCGGAAAATGGTGCAGCAACAATGTGTGCATCAGGACAGGCACAGTTTGCTATTGAGGCACAGGATACAATGGCAGCAGCAATTGATTCAGATAATCCACTTGGGATTACAGCAGTTGCAGGATTGATCCAGCATAATACATCGGGAATTATTTCCAGAAAGGGTGACGGCATTGACAGTCCAAAAGGACTTGAAGGAAAGACATATTCTACATGGGAATCCCCAATTGAGCAGGCAACTTTAAAAACAGTTATGAAAGATGAAGGAGCGGATTTCAGTAAGGTAAAACTGATCCCTAACAACATTACAGATGAACCGGCTGCATTAAAAGCAAAACAGACAGATGCAATCTGGGTGTTCTATGGATGGGGCGGAATCAACGCGACAGTAGAAGGTGTTGACTGTGATTACTGGAATTTCAAAGACATTGATCCGGTATTTGATTACTATACACCGGTTATGATCGCAAATAATGATTTCCTGAAAGATTCACCGGATGAAGCCAAAGCTTTCCTTGCAGCAACAGAAAAAGGATATCAGTATGCAATAGATAATCCAAAGAAAGCAGCAGATCTTCTTATTGAAGGCGATGATACAGGCTCTTTAAAAGGTTCAGAAGATTTAGTATATAAAAGTCAGGAGTGGCTTTCTAAACAGTATGTTGCAGATGCAGACAACTGGGGTGTGATCGATGAGACAAGATGGAATAACTTCTACACATGGCTTGCGCAGAATAAGCTGACAACAAAAGATCTTACAGGAAAAGGATTTTCTAACGAGTATCTTCCATCTTCTAAGTAATTTTTCGGATAATGATTTGTTTATGAAAGGAAATGGATAAATGTGTCTTTTAAAAGCAGAACATATTACAAAGAAATATAGTGGAAGAACTATAATCAAAGATATTAATATTGAACTGAATCAGGGAGAATTAGTCTCCCTTCTCGGGGTCAGTGGTTCTGGAAAGACAACACTTTTCCATGTGCTTTCCGGATTAACAACGCCAGAAGAAGGAAAAGTATTCCTTAATGGAGAAGATATCACATCCAAACCAGGTCAGATCAGTTACATGCTTCAGAAAGATTTACTTTTTCCACATAAAAAAATAATCGATAATGCAGCGCTTCCACTCGTACTTCATGGAATGAAGAAAAAAGAAGCGAGAGAAAAGGCGCAGACGTATTTTAAAGATTTCGGCTTAGAAGGGACAGAATATCAGTATCCTTCTCAGCTTTCCGGCGGCATGCGTCAGAGGGCAGCTCTTCTTAGAACATATCTGTCTTCCAATGGAGTAGCCCTTCTTGATGAACCGTTCAGCGCACTTGATACTATAACAAAAACAGCAATTCATAAATGGTATCTTGAAGTTATGCAGCATATTGATCTGTCTACAATTTTTATCACGCATGATATAGATGAGGCAATTTTACTCTCTGACAGAATTTACATCCTGAATGGAAAGCCAGGGGAAATACGTGATGAGATTGTGATAAAGGAAAAGAAACCACGAGCAGAAGATTTTTATCTAACAGATCAGTTTTTAGCATATAAGAGAAAGATAATAGCAAAACTTTAGATTAAAAAAGTGCCAAAATCTCTCCATTTGAACAAAGATCAGATGGAGAGATTTTACGAAGACGGCATAAAGAAAACGAAAGAAAAACAGGAAATAATAAACAGGAAAAAGAAAGGATTTTTATGGAGTGTATACATTTGAACTTTTTGACAGATAATAAAGGAAAGAAGTTTCTTTCTCCATCCCTTCCGAACAGTGATCTGAATGGAAAAATACTTAAAGTAATAATTTCTGATGGCAGCACAAAAAGAGTTTATCCGGTTTTTCAGCAAAAAGCAGGAATTTATGGTGAGGCCAGTGAATATATCCTTCGCCATGGGTGTGCCTGCTGTTCACTGACAACCGCATTGGCAGCTTTTGTGGAAAAGTATGCAAAATTAACACCGGACCAAACCATTTGCGAAATCGAGAAAAAACATTTTCCAAAAGAAGTTTATGAAAAAAATTACGGAAAAGTGATGGCAAGGCAGATGCCGGTATCTCTTTATGGCATTTCAGTAATTTTGAAAAAAGAAGGAATTTCCTGTGAATATGTAGGAAACTTTGAGGATAACTATGCCAAAAAGCAGATTATGGAACATTTACAAAAAGGCAGTCCTGTTATTATAGAAACAAGTAGAATGCGAAGAAAAGGCAGAAGAATCGTTCGCTTTTTTGATAAGAAATATGCAGGTTCTTATCATACAATGATTCTTCTTGGCGTTGATGAAGAAGGGCAGATAGTTTTTACAGATTCTGCAACAAGAGAATGGGCAGGAGAAGTACAAAGATTAAAAAGAGCAGACCTTTCCGAACTGATATCCTATATGTTTCCGCAGAAAAATACAGAGGATACGCATTTATATTTTAGCAGAAAGAAGAATACAGGAGGCTATATTTTACTTTATCAGGCTTAATTTTAACCTGTTGTTTACAAACGAAAGAAAATGATAAGGATTAAATAGCGATTCTTCAGATTATCTTCATTTTTTTCTCACAGACTGTTCACAATTTCCCGGTATGATAGAGACATCAAAAAAACAACAACGCTTTTTTGATAGATTTTTTTCATACTTTCCTCTCTTTAAGAACTGGCAATGGACCAGTTCTTTTTTTTCTTTCATTCGTTCCATTCCTTTTTTCAAGAATTCCAAAATCCTACTTGACAAAATTTTGAAGGTTTACTACAATAAGAAACATGATGCCTGTCCGGATATAACAGACATCATTTATATGAATTTCAGCGAAAGACGAAGACGGAAAGAAGTAACTTTTATTGATGCATTCCAGAGAGTGACCGGCTGGTGGGAGGTCATGTGCCAGATAGTAAGTGAATACATTTCTGAGTTGCACACCGAATGAGACTGCTGTTTTTAGTAGGCTGTGACGGAACGGCGGCCGTTATCCGCAGAGGCGTTGATTGACGCTTGTCTATGAGGCAGAACATTTTGTTTTGCGAAAAAAGGTGGTACCACGAAGTTATATCTCGTCCTTTTATTAGGACGGGATTTTTTTACTTTACAGGGAATTCCATTGGAGAATTCCGTTGGGATACCCTGTTAAATAAAAATAAGAAAAATAAATGGAGGTTTTTATGACAGTATATGACGAACTGGTTGCAAGAGGATTGATTGCACAGGTAACAGATGAAGACGAAATTAAGGAACTTGTAAACAATGGAAAGGCTGTATTTTATATTGGATTTGACCCAACAGCAGACAGTCTTCACGTAGGACATTTCATGGCTCTTTGTCTGATGAAACGTCTTCAGATGGCAGGAAATAAGCCAATTGCTTTAATTGGTGGAGGTACTGCTATGATCGGTGACCCATCCGGACGTACAGATATGCGTCAGATGATGACAAAAGAGACAATCAACCATAACGTAGAGTGCTTTAAGAAACAGATGAGCCGTTTTATTGACTTTTCTGACGGAAAGGCTATGCTTGTTAATAATGCGGACTGGCTGTTAGACTTAAATTATGTTGAGTTACTTCGCGAAGTTGGCGCTTGTTTCTCCGTTAATAACATGCTTCGTGCAGAGTGTTATAAACAGAGAATGGAAAAAGGTTTATCCTTCTTAGAATTCAACTACATGATCATGCAGAGCTATGACTTCTATGAGTTATACCAGAAATACGGCTGTAATATGCAGTTTGGTGGTAATGATCAGTGGAGCAACATGCTTGGCGGAACAGAACTCATTCGTCGTAAATTAGGACCGGATGCCGATGCTTATGCTATGACAATTACCCTTCTTTTAAATTCCGAAGGAAAGAAAATGGGTAAAACACAGTCCGGTGCCGTATGGTTAGATCCTAATAAGACTTCTCCATTCGACTTCTATCAGTACTGGAGAAATGTTGCGGATGCAGACGTTATGAAGTGTATCCGTATGCTGACTTTCCTTCCGTTAGAAGAAATTGATGCAATGGATAGCTGGGAAGGCAGCAAGTTAAATGAAGCAAAAGAAATTCTTGCATTTGAGCTTACAAAGTTAGTTCATGGTGAAGAAGAAGCACAGAAAGCACAGGAAGCTGCAAGAGCATTATTCAGCAATGGCGGAGATTCTGCAAACATGCCAACATGTGAAGTTTCAGAAGAAGATTTAAGAGACGGTGCAGTAGATATTCTCGCACTTCTTGTAAAATCCGGTTTAGCAGGAACACGTTCTGAGGCAAGACGTAATGTAACACAGGGTGGTGTAACATTAGACGGAGAAAAAGTAACAGACTTCAAAGCTTCTTATACACTAGACGACTTCAGCGGTGAAGGAAAAGTGTTAAAGAGAGGAAAGAAGAAATTTATCAAAATCGTAACAAAATAATTGTTTGTCTAAATATAGCGTAGCGTATCAGTAAAGATCATCGCAGCATAGAAAATACGGATTCCATTTGGAGCCAAAACCAGAAAACCAGAAATTATATATATCACATTCTGTTGTATATAAAATTTCTGGTTTTCTGGTTTTTGTCTGTTCTATTCAATTAAATCAGAAGCGCACTTTTTTTAGAAAAATACATATGTTGATATATAGAGGTGGAAGAAGGCGAGGGTATG
This Anaerobutyricum hallii DNA region includes the following protein-coding sequences:
- a CDS encoding thiamine-binding protein, with protein sequence MNASVAIQVLPSVQDEEEVIRIVDEVIDYIKSTGLNYYVGPCETSIEGDYDTLMEIVKNCQLVAAKAGCKAMNTYVKISYKAEGDVLTIDKKVTKHHQ
- a CDS encoding ABC transporter permease codes for the protein MTKRLQSITSKLPAAVALCLLILLWQFLYQSGAVPAYMLPSPVQVVKALFTDLPTILRHAVVTLQEAFYGLCIGVVLAFVMATLMDHFRILNKALYPIMIITQTIPTIAIAPLLVLWMGFYMAPKITLVVITTFFPITVGLLDGYKSVDKDSIDLMRAMGASKVQIFFHVKLPAALPQFFSGLKISASYAVVGAVISEWLGGFEGLGVYMTRVSKAYAFDKMFAVIIFIVIISLLLMFAVNLIKTISLPWLRVEKKEAE
- a CDS encoding ABC transporter substrate-binding protein, producing the protein MRKLNWKKVIAGTLSAVMLLSVTACGSANGNNESASTESNKKNLTKITFCLDWTPNTNHTGIYAAKALGYYEDAGLDVEIVQPPENGAATMCASGQAQFAIEAQDTMAAAIDSDNPLGITAVAGLIQHNTSGIISRKGDGIDSPKGLEGKTYSTWESPIEQATLKTVMKDEGADFSKVKLIPNNITDEPAALKAKQTDAIWVFYGWGGINATVEGVDCDYWNFKDIDPVFDYYTPVMIANNDFLKDSPDEAKAFLAATEKGYQYAIDNPKKAADLLIEGDDTGSLKGSEDLVYKSQEWLSKQYVADADNWGVIDETRWNNFYTWLAQNKLTTKDLTGKGFSNEYLPSSK
- a CDS encoding ABC transporter ATP-binding protein, coding for MCLLKAEHITKKYSGRTIIKDINIELNQGELVSLLGVSGSGKTTLFHVLSGLTTPEEGKVFLNGEDITSKPGQISYMLQKDLLFPHKKIIDNAALPLVLHGMKKKEAREKAQTYFKDFGLEGTEYQYPSQLSGGMRQRAALLRTYLSSNGVALLDEPFSALDTITKTAIHKWYLEVMQHIDLSTIFITHDIDEAILLSDRIYILNGKPGEIRDEIVIKEKKPRAEDFYLTDQFLAYKRKIIAKL
- a CDS encoding C39 family peptidase, whose translation is MECIHLNFLTDNKGKKFLSPSLPNSDLNGKILKVIISDGSTKRVYPVFQQKAGIYGEASEYILRHGCACCSLTTALAAFVEKYAKLTPDQTICEIEKKHFPKEVYEKNYGKVMARQMPVSLYGISVILKKEGISCEYVGNFEDNYAKKQIMEHLQKGSPVIIETSRMRRKGRRIVRFFDKKYAGSYHTMILLGVDEEGQIVFTDSATREWAGEVQRLKRADLSELISYMFPQKNTEDTHLYFSRKKNTGGYILLYQA
- the tyrS gene encoding tyrosine--tRNA ligase, giving the protein MTVYDELVARGLIAQVTDEDEIKELVNNGKAVFYIGFDPTADSLHVGHFMALCLMKRLQMAGNKPIALIGGGTAMIGDPSGRTDMRQMMTKETINHNVECFKKQMSRFIDFSDGKAMLVNNADWLLDLNYVELLREVGACFSVNNMLRAECYKQRMEKGLSFLEFNYMIMQSYDFYELYQKYGCNMQFGGNDQWSNMLGGTELIRRKLGPDADAYAMTITLLLNSEGKKMGKTQSGAVWLDPNKTSPFDFYQYWRNVADADVMKCIRMLTFLPLEEIDAMDSWEGSKLNEAKEILAFELTKLVHGEEEAQKAQEAARALFSNGGDSANMPTCEVSEEDLRDGAVDILALLVKSGLAGTRSEARRNVTQGGVTLDGEKVTDFKASYTLDDFSGEGKVLKRGKKKFIKIVTK